From Chloroflexota bacterium, the proteins below share one genomic window:
- a CDS encoding radical SAM protein, giving the protein MKVCLVYSDVGGVARYGARKYYHGLGYLSSVLKQAGHQTALIYLLAEPVKGEFLQQVAAIAPDIIAFSATTHQFPYVEKCARWIKESLPEMLCIAGGPHPTLVPEDVLANSNFDLVCIGEGEYPLLDLVTALQEGREITNIPNLWLRRDGALVKNPLRPLLANLDELPFADRELFDFEQILAANDGWVDMMAGRGCPYGCSYCCNPILREKFKGLGRYVRFRSVDNVLSEIRFLTGRYRVKTLNFQDDVFTLDRNWTLQFCRKYEREFDLPFWINTRVERINDEEIVAALARAGCRGVRIGIESGNEKLRAEILKRRMSNDEIRHAFALARRHGLDVYTCNMLGIPGETAEMIQETVDLNRELQPADLQFSVFYPYPMTELYDLAVREGYLIEGESLPSYYERRSILRLPTLTPEELERGYDRFQQLKDELRLKRENPRKYRVYQVLRRIFFGDVGKAHAALQLLGRIKRGVSRFWRRRQPERSERQTVQEKG; this is encoded by the coding sequence ATGAAAGTTTGTTTGGTCTATTCAGATGTTGGCGGTGTGGCACGGTATGGTGCCCGCAAATATTACCATGGCCTGGGCTATCTTTCCAGTGTATTGAAGCAGGCAGGTCATCAAACTGCTTTGATCTACCTCTTGGCTGAGCCTGTGAAAGGTGAGTTTCTGCAGCAAGTCGCTGCTATAGCGCCAGATATTATTGCTTTTTCTGCCACTACCCATCAATTTCCTTACGTGGAAAAATGCGCCCGCTGGATCAAGGAATCCTTGCCAGAGATGCTATGCATAGCTGGCGGACCCCATCCCACACTTGTGCCAGAGGATGTGCTTGCTAACTCGAATTTTGACCTGGTTTGCATCGGCGAAGGCGAGTACCCTTTGCTCGATCTAGTGACAGCTCTACAAGAAGGGCGAGAGATAACGAATATTCCTAACCTTTGGCTGCGCCGAGATGGGGCTTTGGTTAAGAATCCCTTGCGACCGTTGCTGGCCAATCTGGATGAGCTGCCCTTCGCCGATCGAGAACTGTTCGATTTTGAGCAGATTCTGGCAGCTAACGATGGATGGGTGGATATGATGGCCGGACGAGGTTGTCCATATGGATGTTCTTATTGCTGCAACCCCATCCTTCGCGAGAAATTCAAAGGACTGGGCAGGTATGTCCGGTTCCGGAGCGTGGACAATGTGCTCTCTGAAATACGCTTCTTAACTGGTCGCTACAGGGTCAAAACGCTGAATTTCCAGGATGATGTCTTTACCCTCGATCGGAACTGGACATTGCAATTCTGCCGGAAGTATGAAAGGGAATTTGACCTTCCATTCTGGATTAACACGCGAGTCGAACGCATTAACGATGAAGAAATAGTAGCAGCATTAGCTCGTGCCGGATGTCGTGGAGTGCGTATCGGCATCGAATCGGGCAATGAAAAGCTGCGCGCTGAAATACTCAAGCGACGCATGTCCAACGATGAGATTCGGCATGCCTTCGCCCTGGCACGCCGGCATGGTTTGGATGTGTACACATGCAACATGCTTGGTATACCAGGAGAAACAGCGGAGATGATTCAGGAGACTGTTGACCTGAACCGCGAATTGCAGCCCGCAGATTTACAATTCTCAGTTTTTTATCCTTACCCTATGACTGAACTCTATGATTTGGCGGTGCGCGAAGGGTATCTGATAGAGGGTGAATCATTGCCTAGTTACTACGAGCGTAGAAGCATTCTCCGCTTGCCCACTTTGACCCCTGAGGAGTTGGAGCGGGGCTATGATCGGTTTCAGCAACTCAAGGATGAATTACGCCTGAAAAGGGAAAATCCGCGCAAGTACCGCGTTTATCAAGTGTTACGGCGGATATTCTTTGGAGATGTGGGAAAAGCTCATGCGGCATTGCAGCTGCTTGGGCGTATCAAGAGGGGCGTTAGCCGTTTCTGGCGACGACGTCAGCCTGAGCGGAGCGAACGACAGACGGTGCAGGAGAAGGGATGA
- a CDS encoding class I SAM-dependent methyltransferase encodes MNLVEFYDAYWRQADDTFDMERLNLIASRVSSGENVLEVDCGPGVLAKLMQQRGARVTGTDLSIVAVERARAKGIEAYQVDVDTEPLPFADASFDTVVSNSMIEHRFFPERSFDECVRVLKPGGKFIVCLPNIAHWICRWWIITGRFPYVENSPTDMLHLRFFTVSEVKKLCHQRGLRILEIDGSPSLWAKEFYPALVRSRYMRRTYSWLAHRWPSLFARDFVVLCRREDNSRDA; translated from the coding sequence ATGAATCTGGTCGAGTTTTACGATGCATATTGGCGACAGGCTGATGATACGTTCGACATGGAACGCCTGAATTTGATTGCCAGTCGTGTGTCTTCTGGCGAGAACGTATTGGAAGTGGATTGCGGCCCTGGCGTGTTGGCCAAGTTAATGCAGCAGCGCGGGGCCCGGGTGACAGGTACAGATTTGTCTATTGTCGCAGTCGAGCGAGCGCGCGCTAAGGGTATAGAGGCTTACCAAGTGGATGTGGATACAGAGCCTTTGCCATTTGCCGATGCTTCCTTTGACACGGTGGTGTCGAATTCGATGATTGAGCACCGCTTTTTCCCTGAGAGATCCTTTGACGAATGCGTGCGTGTCTTGAAACCAGGGGGTAAGTTCATCGTTTGTTTGCCTAACATCGCTCATTGGATATGCCGCTGGTGGATCATTACAGGCCGTTTCCCCTACGTGGAGAACTCACCCACTGATATGCTGCACCTGCGTTTCTTCACCGTCTCTGAAGTAAAGAAACTATGCCATCAGCGCGGTTTGCGCATTTTGGAAATAGACGGAAGCCCCAGCCTCTGGGCGAAAGAGTTCTATCCAGCGCTGGTCAGGTCACGGTATATGCGCCGTACGTATTCCTGGCTGGCGCATCGCTGGCCCTCGCTGTTTGCCAGGGACTTTGTCGTTTTGTGCCGAAGGGAGGATAACTCTCGTGACGCTTAG
- a CDS encoding MOP flippase family protein has protein sequence MTLRRQATAGVFWVSISTVVNNLFVMLTRYILARMLLPAEFGLVSMAYIAIDFLQMFREMGFSSALIYRKGDIRKAADTMFISVLIIAIVLFILAFISAPYVAVFFRSPELQLVLRALSVNILISALGQVQFSLLAKSLSFREKLLPDLVPTVAYGVVSISLALMGFGVWSLVIARIVDSILTSALAWMVVPWWRPSLRFDQEEARALFDYGKHIVGSSVLIYFITNLDNTFIGRVLGEEQLGYYGFAYNQANLPATQISRIIGQVLFPAYSKIQGDIAALRAAFFKTLHYVSLVSIPVSVGMIAFAAPFIQTLYGGRWAPAILPLQILGIYGLLRAVAVNMGSIFKAGGKPNWLTYIALWRLATMGIFLYPATKYYGIVGVSVLSAIVSIIDFIISAVLTNKLIYGKLLDYIQALWLPSALSVLSALLATWSYGRMAERHAFIALVMAGALMVIVYGLFVLILDREVRQFIANLLVDAEEARKRLTGNAA, from the coding sequence GTGACGCTTAGACGACAGGCTACGGCTGGCGTTTTCTGGGTTAGCATATCCACCGTGGTCAACAATTTGTTCGTGATGTTGACACGATACATCCTGGCTAGGATGTTGCTCCCTGCGGAGTTCGGGTTAGTTTCGATGGCCTACATAGCGATCGATTTCTTACAGATGTTTCGTGAAATGGGGTTCTCTTCAGCACTGATTTACCGCAAGGGGGATATCCGTAAAGCAGCGGATACAATGTTTATCTCGGTGCTTATTATCGCCATAGTTCTTTTTATCCTGGCATTTATCTCTGCTCCTTATGTAGCCGTTTTCTTTCGCTCGCCTGAATTACAACTCGTGTTGCGCGCTCTTTCTGTGAACATCCTTATTTCGGCGCTTGGCCAGGTGCAATTCTCATTGCTGGCCAAAAGCCTATCTTTTCGTGAAAAACTGCTTCCTGATTTGGTGCCAACTGTGGCCTATGGAGTGGTATCCATTTCTTTGGCTCTAATGGGCTTTGGTGTATGGAGCCTGGTTATTGCTAGGATTGTGGATTCCATTTTGACCTCTGCGCTGGCATGGATGGTTGTTCCCTGGTGGCGGCCAAGCTTGCGTTTTGACCAGGAGGAAGCAAGAGCGCTTTTTGATTACGGGAAGCACATTGTAGGCAGCAGCGTATTGATTTACTTTATCACGAACTTGGACAATACCTTTATCGGACGGGTGTTAGGAGAAGAACAACTCGGCTATTATGGCTTTGCCTATAATCAAGCGAACCTACCTGCTACGCAAATATCTCGTATCATTGGGCAGGTGCTTTTCCCTGCTTATTCCAAAATTCAGGGCGATATAGCGGCTTTGCGCGCGGCTTTCTTCAAGACATTGCACTATGTCTCATTGGTATCCATACCTGTATCGGTTGGCATGATCGCTTTTGCAGCGCCTTTTATTCAAACTCTTTACGGAGGACGGTGGGCCCCCGCGATTTTGCCATTGCAGATACTGGGCATTTACGGTCTACTGCGTGCTGTAGCGGTCAATATGGGCAGCATTTTCAAGGCAGGGGGCAAGCCCAACTGGTTAACCTATATTGCCCTATGGCGTCTTGCCACAATGGGTATTTTCTTGTATCCAGCCACCAAGTACTATGGCATTGTTGGAGTAAGCGTGCTTTCTGCTATTGTCTCTATCATTGATTTTATTATTTCCGCAGTCTTGACGAACAAGCTCATCTACGGTAAACTTTTGGATTACATACAGGCATTATGGTTGCCAAGTGCGCTTTCGGTGCTCTCGGCATTATTGGCCACGTGGTCGTACGGGCGTATGGCTGAAAGACATGCTTTTATCGCTCTGGTGATGGCTGGCGCATTGATGGTTATTGTTTATGGGTTATTTGTTCTTATCCTGGATAGAGAAGTGCGCCAGTTTATAGCGAACCTGTTGGTTGATGCAGAGGAAGCTCGGAAAAGATTGACAGGCAATGCTGCATAA
- a CDS encoding glycosyltransferase: protein MVPNYHVVQISKVRMNPYVRLLQGALREVGISCSVADGLSPRLVRSWREKPAVLHLHWLELLYTSTSSVRSIRLLAAVLWGLFEAKNNGCKIVYTVHNLNPHEQRMPFLGRIANPILFAMADALHVHDEQARLDVARAYPHVMRWREKSGKKTYVVPHGSYIGAYPNQCTREEARARLGLDQEAFVYLFLGLIRPYKGVEDLITAFSQLRDGVCQLVVAGHVHDAAYAETLTRLIQGQAKVHAWFEYVPDSDVQYFMNASDVCVLPYRDVTTSGAAILAFSFGKPVIAPALGGFLELVSRERGILYDPMKADGLLHALQQARLADMKKTGERALAWAREHEWRALVPYFVRMYNGVWVARE, encoded by the coding sequence GTGGTCCCAAACTACCACGTGGTTCAGATCTCTAAAGTGCGCATGAATCCGTACGTAAGGCTTCTGCAAGGGGCTTTGCGTGAGGTGGGGATTTCTTGCTCAGTGGCGGATGGACTTTCCCCGCGTCTGGTACGCTCTTGGCGAGAAAAGCCGGCTGTGCTACATTTGCATTGGCTGGAATTATTGTATACTTCAACCAGTTCCGTCCGTAGCATCCGCTTGTTGGCTGCTGTTTTGTGGGGGCTTTTTGAAGCCAAAAATAATGGGTGCAAAATTGTCTATACTGTGCACAATTTGAATCCCCATGAACAACGCATGCCCTTTCTTGGCCGTATCGCTAATCCGATCCTCTTCGCCATGGCTGATGCTTTGCATGTGCACGACGAGCAGGCTAGATTGGATGTAGCACGTGCTTATCCACATGTGATGAGATGGCGAGAAAAAAGTGGCAAGAAGACCTACGTGGTGCCACATGGGAGCTACATTGGTGCCTATCCTAATCAGTGCACAAGAGAGGAAGCTAGAGCGCGGCTGGGATTGGATCAAGAAGCATTTGTATACCTTTTTCTGGGGTTGATTCGACCTTATAAGGGCGTGGAGGACTTGATTACTGCATTTAGCCAATTGCGCGATGGCGTTTGCCAATTAGTGGTGGCTGGCCATGTGCATGATGCAGCATATGCGGAGACGTTGACACGGCTCATACAAGGACAGGCTAAGGTTCACGCCTGGTTTGAATATGTACCAGATTCTGATGTACAGTATTTCATGAATGCTAGTGATGTCTGTGTATTACCATACCGTGACGTGACGACATCAGGAGCAGCCATCCTAGCCTTTTCCTTTGGCAAGCCTGTTATAGCCCCAGCTCTTGGAGGGTTCCTGGAGTTGGTTTCTCGTGAGCGAGGGATTCTCTACGATCCGATGAAAGCGGATGGGCTCCTGCATGCATTGCAGCAGGCTCGCCTAGCGGACATGAAAAAGACAGGAGAGCGCGCTTTGGCCTGGGCAAGGGAGCATGAATGGCGTGCCTTGGTTCCCTATTTCGTTCGTATGTACAATGGGGTCTGGGTTGCCCGAGAGTAG
- a CDS encoding glycosyltransferase, which produces MIEGHDILCFAPGPWDDIWRNRHQIMTRLARANRVLYIEPWPELRPVLRRLRSGELALRDMRGPCLKQVQQNLYVYQPPLWAPRAGRFPLNAITETLYMALLQRTLRRLHVQQPILWLFMPDMEVFIGRFNEKLVIYHIVDEYAGYSGISASWRPVMERMEQQLACRVDLVFVTSPTLLERKRQLNERIFLVSNAADYEAFASVLEGPTRIPFDMASISRPIAGYIGAINEKIDLSLLARIAQNCLDWSLVLVGPIAIKDEESLWALNVLQALPNVHFLDRKKVEEVPYYIAACDVCLLPYRINEWTKNIDSLKLYEYLACAKPVVATDVPAAQRFSQFVKIARSDTEFITSMNSALKEDSPALRMERRRIAAQHTWEKRVNELSDAIEARLQERQLR; this is translated from the coding sequence ATGATTGAGGGGCATGATATTTTGTGTTTTGCGCCAGGGCCTTGGGATGATATTTGGCGCAATCGTCATCAAATCATGACCAGGTTAGCTCGCGCCAATAGGGTTTTGTATATCGAGCCATGGCCCGAGTTAAGGCCGGTGCTACGTCGCCTGCGGAGCGGTGAACTCGCTCTCAGGGATATGAGAGGGCCATGTCTGAAACAAGTGCAGCAGAATCTCTATGTGTATCAGCCCCCACTGTGGGCGCCGCGTGCTGGGCGGTTTCCACTGAACGCGATTACGGAGACTCTCTACATGGCTCTTCTGCAGCGAACGCTAAGGCGCTTGCATGTTCAGCAACCCATTCTGTGGTTGTTTATGCCGGATATGGAGGTTTTCATCGGACGTTTTAACGAGAAGCTGGTAATCTATCACATTGTAGATGAATACGCAGGATATAGTGGAATCAGTGCGAGCTGGCGCCCGGTCATGGAGCGGATGGAGCAACAGTTGGCGTGCAGAGTGGATTTGGTGTTTGTCACTTCACCAACGCTTCTCGAACGTAAGCGACAGTTGAATGAAAGGATTTTTCTGGTTTCTAATGCTGCAGATTATGAGGCTTTCGCTTCCGTATTGGAGGGTCCCACACGCATACCATTCGATATGGCTAGTATATCCAGACCCATTGCTGGCTACATCGGAGCAATCAATGAAAAGATCGATCTAAGTTTGCTAGCTCGAATAGCACAAAATTGCCTTGATTGGTCATTGGTTTTGGTGGGACCGATTGCGATCAAAGATGAGGAAAGCCTTTGGGCCTTGAACGTGTTGCAGGCATTGCCCAATGTACACTTCTTGGATCGGAAGAAGGTGGAAGAGGTTCCTTATTATATTGCTGCCTGTGATGTGTGCTTGTTACCTTATCGTATTAATGAATGGACTAAAAATATTGACTCTTTGAAGCTGTATGAGTACCTGGCGTGCGCTAAGCCAGTTGTTGCAACGGATGTGCCCGCTGCGCAGAGATTTTCTCAATTCGTGAAGATTGCAAGAAGTGATACTGAGTTCATCACGAGCATGAACTCAGCGCTTAAAGAGGATAGTCCGGCGTTGCGGATGGAGCGACGGCGCATTGCAGCTCAACATACCTGGGAGAAGCGCGTGAACGAACTTTCGGACGCTATTGAGGCTCGGCTGCAGGAGCGACAGCTTCGATGA
- a CDS encoding glycosyltransferase family 4 protein, producing the protein MRKHRVLYLDAAPDVGGSVVSLHELLKGLDRTRYEPVVVTYAPHKYVDRFRALGAEVVVWDVYNMPDHRPEWVSGVRQSKFAQWLRKSTWGSSLYHGLGFGILFVRRLWPRARALQRIMSEKEVDLVHTNSLMSHDREGIMAARLVGRPCVCHVRDFEQWDWFEKRLAKMVTRFIYISEAVQKHYVESGVPFSKGRVVYNGLDVAVFASALDAAKGRQSLGIAQDDLAVGIVGRLDSWKGHQIFLEAMAQVREVVPNAKGVIVGDPPPHKPQYRDTLLALCDELGLKDHTIFSGFRVDVPLVMSALDVVVLASTSPEPFGRVLIEAMAAGKPVVATDGGAVREIIEDGVQGLVVPPRDPAALARAITYLLTQRDLAKAMGQRGQAKVRERFSLQQYVDGVQAVYREVLVG; encoded by the coding sequence ATGCGTAAACACCGAGTGCTTTATCTGGATGCAGCACCAGACGTTGGAGGCTCTGTTGTCAGCCTGCACGAACTGCTCAAAGGTCTGGACCGGACGCGTTACGAACCTGTTGTTGTTACTTATGCGCCGCATAAATATGTGGACAGGTTTCGTGCGCTAGGAGCTGAAGTAGTAGTCTGGGATGTGTACAACATGCCAGATCATCGCCCTGAGTGGGTTAGCGGGGTGCGCCAATCGAAGTTTGCGCAGTGGTTACGAAAGAGCACCTGGGGCTCAAGCCTATATCATGGTTTGGGTTTTGGAATTCTGTTCGTACGCCGGCTTTGGCCTCGCGCTCGAGCACTGCAACGCATTATGAGCGAGAAAGAAGTTGACTTAGTGCACACGAATAGCCTGATGAGTCATGACCGCGAGGGTATAATGGCGGCCAGATTGGTAGGTCGGCCCTGTGTGTGTCATGTTCGGGATTTTGAACAGTGGGATTGGTTCGAAAAGCGGCTTGCTAAAATGGTCACTAGATTTATCTATATCTCAGAGGCGGTGCAGAAACATTACGTAGAATCAGGAGTGCCTTTCTCAAAAGGTCGTGTTGTGTATAATGGTCTTGATGTGGCGGTTTTCGCCAGTGCACTGGATGCGGCAAAAGGTCGCCAGAGCCTCGGCATCGCTCAGGATGATCTGGCGGTAGGGATCGTAGGGCGCTTAGATAGCTGGAAGGGGCATCAGATTTTTCTAGAAGCCATGGCACAAGTTAGGGAAGTTGTGCCGAATGCTAAAGGTGTTATTGTTGGTGATCCTCCTCCTCATAAGCCACAGTATCGCGATACGCTCTTAGCACTGTGTGATGAACTGGGCCTGAAGGACCATACCATTTTCAGTGGGTTTCGTGTGGATGTGCCACTGGTTATGTCTGCGCTAGATGTAGTTGTTTTGGCATCCACCTCTCCTGAACCTTTTGGACGAGTGCTCATCGAAGCCATGGCTGCTGGAAAACCTGTTGTGGCCACAGATGGTGGTGCAGTGCGGGAGATCATCGAAGATGGAGTTCAAGGTCTTGTCGTTCCACCAAGGGATCCTGCTGCTCTAGCCCGCGCTATTACCTACCTCTTGACCCAGCGCGATCTGGCCAAGGCCATGGGCCAGAGGGGTCAAGCCAAAGTGCGTGAAAGGTTCAGTTTGCAGCAATACGTTGATGGTGTGCAGGCCGTCTATCGTGAGGTGTTAGTAGGATAG
- a CDS encoding O-antigen ligase family protein, with protein sequence MNKEHALKGIRAAKHVLIGTLLVALTGAGGFFLGSLVCSPSWTNAVRLVGIVGVIAVILVILIDLLNGLLLWIVLEPYQNFWYLNIKMPKGVPDLSLSRLAIAFLFLIWVAKMAVGKKKLCPPKGVEIFMLMFCIMAVPSLPASWQGISATMQFFFDRLVIPFLVFILAKNLYEDGIALDKLIAALAVIDIYLCFMVFYEHITGQPLFYVIGRQTVYTQHLRKIVSLLGNPAYIATVLAMIFPMTFYKFIRASLPSSRAFYGILSILAALGNFFCYNRGGWLALVVAVLILMFFERRYRQILLPIILMVAVLVLVLWQPISKSAVVSERLFGETSIRSRMRMLEMGQKMVRDHLLFGVGFDNFSQYYIKYGGYWSSIAVVPPTPHNTYLLVLTTMGLVSFIPYVMLFVSMFLEIVSALRRACKGTIDRALLLSGWAVIAAYTVSAMFIDIYISTFTSLVFFCITGMILGYVNHLSSSPEKQRERP encoded by the coding sequence ATGAACAAAGAACACGCGTTGAAAGGAATTCGGGCTGCAAAGCATGTGCTCATAGGGACGCTGTTGGTAGCCTTGACCGGAGCTGGTGGGTTCTTTTTGGGCAGTTTAGTCTGCTCGCCAAGCTGGACTAATGCTGTGCGTCTGGTAGGCATAGTCGGAGTGATCGCGGTTATCCTGGTTATCCTGATTGACCTGCTCAACGGGCTGCTGTTGTGGATTGTTCTGGAACCATACCAGAATTTCTGGTATCTCAACATCAAAATGCCCAAGGGAGTTCCTGATCTTAGCTTGAGTCGGCTAGCGATCGCCTTTTTGTTCCTTATTTGGGTTGCGAAGATGGCCGTTGGGAAAAAGAAGTTGTGTCCTCCCAAAGGTGTAGAAATCTTCATGTTGATGTTCTGCATCATGGCAGTGCCTTCCTTGCCTGCGTCGTGGCAGGGCATCTCTGCAACTATGCAGTTCTTTTTCGACAGGTTGGTTATTCCTTTTCTGGTTTTTATCTTGGCCAAGAATCTTTATGAAGACGGGATTGCGTTGGACAAGCTTATCGCGGCCTTGGCTGTGATTGACATCTATCTATGCTTTATGGTCTTCTATGAACACATCACTGGTCAGCCGCTCTTCTATGTAATAGGCAGGCAGACAGTCTATACACAGCACCTACGCAAGATCGTTAGCCTTCTTGGCAATCCTGCTTACATAGCCACCGTGCTGGCGATGATTTTCCCAATGACTTTCTACAAGTTTATACGGGCATCTCTTCCATCTTCCAGAGCATTTTACGGTATCTTGTCCATTCTGGCGGCGCTTGGCAATTTCTTCTGTTACAATCGCGGTGGGTGGCTAGCATTGGTTGTTGCAGTACTTATTCTCATGTTCTTTGAACGTAGGTATCGGCAGATTCTGTTACCCATCATTCTAATGGTTGCTGTTTTGGTACTAGTGCTCTGGCAACCAATTAGCAAGAGCGCAGTAGTTTCCGAGCGGCTGTTTGGCGAAACCTCGATTCGGTCGCGAATGCGCATGTTAGAAATGGGCCAGAAAATGGTTCGTGATCACTTGCTTTTCGGAGTGGGATTTGACAATTTTTCCCAGTACTATATCAAGTATGGTGGTTACTGGTCTAGCATTGCCGTTGTTCCCCCCACTCCGCATAATACTTATTTGCTCGTTCTAACGACCATGGGACTCGTCTCTTTTATTCCCTACGTGATGCTCTTTGTTTCCATGTTTCTCGAAATAGTAAGCGCGCTGCGTCGTGCCTGCAAGGGTACGATAGACCGAGCATTATTACTATCTGGTTGGGCAGTTATTGCTGCCTACACCGTATCGGCAATGTTTATTGACATCTACATAAGTACTTTTACTAGTCTTGTCTTCTTTTGTATCACCGGGATGATCTTAGGTTATGTGAATCATCTTAGCTCATCGCCAGAAAAACAGCGAGAAAGGCCTTAG
- a CDS encoding glycosyltransferase family 4 protein, with translation MRVAILGQYPLDEQRIVGGIESVMVPLSRSLADFDDLELHVVTCQPGVEEQQCATGSHLPLHILRRRRLGRLTFHMRDALHIQRTVAQIAPDVVHAQGTGIYAMAAVHSPYAHVITMHGIVLSTHLRGFIDRFCEWYSIARAKNLICINPYVEQKLMRMGVFHGRLYRIENPVDERFFTVNCQGEEATILYAGRVIPQKGLLNLLQVLAEVRKTHPQVCLRVAGETESAPAYLKICREFIAQQDLEKAVSFLGSLTVEQMVQEFARCTVFALPSQQDTAPVVVAEAMAAGRPVVATRGYGMQSMVEDEQSGLLVEHGDIGRWTQALTRLLSDSALRTRMGRKGRELAQARFHPTVVANATRAVYYEIIR, from the coding sequence ATGCGCGTTGCTATACTAGGTCAGTATCCCCTCGATGAACAACGCATTGTAGGTGGGATTGAATCTGTCATGGTACCGCTCTCGCGTAGTCTAGCAGACTTTGATGATTTGGAGTTGCATGTGGTGACTTGTCAACCTGGCGTTGAAGAACAGCAGTGCGCTACGGGCTCTCATTTGCCATTGCACATCTTGAGGCGGAGGCGTCTGGGACGGCTCACCTTTCACATGCGAGATGCATTGCATATTCAGCGTACCGTTGCGCAGATAGCGCCCGATGTCGTGCATGCACAAGGCACAGGCATTTACGCTATGGCTGCTGTTCACTCCCCTTATGCTCATGTGATTACTATGCATGGCATTGTTTTGTCTACTCATCTAAGGGGCTTCATCGACCGCTTTTGCGAGTGGTACTCTATAGCTAGGGCGAAAAATCTGATTTGCATCAATCCTTATGTAGAACAAAAGCTAATGCGCATGGGAGTGTTTCACGGACGCTTGTACCGGATCGAAAATCCAGTAGATGAGAGATTCTTCACGGTGAATTGCCAAGGAGAGGAAGCGACCATACTATATGCAGGCCGGGTGATTCCCCAAAAAGGGCTCTTGAATTTGCTGCAAGTGCTAGCGGAAGTACGGAAAACTCACCCGCAGGTCTGTTTGCGCGTGGCTGGTGAAACCGAAAGCGCTCCGGCGTATTTGAAGATCTGCCGCGAGTTCATTGCCCAGCAGGATCTGGAGAAAGCAGTAAGTTTTTTAGGTTCCTTGACAGTCGAACAGATGGTACAGGAGTTTGCGCGATGCACGGTTTTTGCGTTGCCTTCACAGCAGGACACTGCTCCAGTAGTAGTAGCTGAGGCGATGGCTGCAGGTCGGCCAGTTGTCGCTACACGAGGCTATGGCATGCAGAGCATGGTGGAAGATGAGCAAAGCGGGTTATTGGTAGAGCACGGGGATATCGGGAGATGGACGCAAGCTTTAACCAGGCTACTTTCTGACTCTGCTCTGAGAACGCGCATGGGGCGTAAGGGGCGTGAGTTGGCTCAGGCACGCTTCCATCCGACCGTAGTGGCTAATGCCACAAGGGCTGTCTATTATGAGATAATTAGGTAG
- a CDS encoding radical SAM protein, producing MGTFKKLLTANWPAVLRGFYEYNILRHFRTLPLRQLGIDVTYRCNSRCVMCNIWNAEKRPELSVEQFDQILADPLFKSVERLLISGGEPTLRTDLPDLIEVCFRRMPSVRLLSLVTNGLWPERIVSTCEDIAKRCTARGVRMSISVSLDGLAETHDTMRHIPGAFAKTVETIDGLRKLQEQYDFYLGVGCVICHLNLHQLDAFADWCKERNLPIGFQLVGFHDSYVDNLAQRTILDFDDRDRPVLYALMEKLAAEKSLTNTMAYYWSDMLHLYRDGRARQSPCVFLVDSLVLDAYGNIRFCETADNLGNCLVDGSCTELYYSARAAALRKAMMESVCRSCNSGCLVNVALRKDLLRYMRFLLFGT from the coding sequence ATGGGCACTTTCAAGAAGTTGCTGACTGCTAATTGGCCGGCTGTGCTACGCGGTTTTTATGAATACAATATCCTGCGTCATTTTCGTACACTGCCTCTACGCCAGTTGGGAATAGATGTTACTTACCGCTGCAATTCGCGTTGCGTGATGTGCAACATTTGGAATGCGGAGAAAAGGCCCGAATTGAGCGTAGAGCAATTCGACCAGATTTTAGCCGATCCACTGTTCAAAAGCGTTGAGCGCTTGTTGATTTCCGGCGGAGAACCGACCTTAAGAACCGATTTGCCTGATCTCATCGAGGTCTGCTTTAGACGCATGCCTTCTGTGCGCTTGCTATCTCTGGTTACTAATGGGCTATGGCCAGAACGCATAGTATCCACCTGTGAGGATATCGCTAAGCGTTGTACAGCACGGGGAGTTCGCATGAGCATATCCGTATCCTTGGATGGCCTGGCGGAAACACACGATACCATGCGTCATATTCCTGGAGCTTTTGCAAAAACTGTAGAGACAATTGACGGTCTGCGCAAACTACAAGAGCAATACGACTTTTATTTGGGCGTTGGCTGTGTTATCTGCCACTTGAATCTGCATCAACTGGATGCTTTCGCTGATTGGTGCAAGGAACGCAACCTTCCTATTGGTTTCCAACTCGTTGGTTTTCATGACTCTTATGTGGACAATCTGGCTCAGCGTACGATTCTAGATTTCGATGATAGAGATCGTCCAGTATTGTATGCGTTGATGGAGAAATTGGCAGCGGAAAAATCACTTACCAACACAATGGCCTACTACTGGTCTGATATGCTCCACCTCTACAGGGATGGGCGGGCGAGACAGAGCCCCTGTGTCTTCCTCGTAGATTCGCTCGTCCTGGATGCCTATGGCAATATTCGTTTTTGTGAGACTGCAGACAACCTAGGAAACTGTCTAGTAGATGGTTCTTGTACTGAACTATATTACAGCGCTAGGGCGGCAGCCCTGCGGAAGGCTATGATGGAAAGTGTATGTCGCTCGTGTAATAGTGGCTGTTTGGTCAACGTTGCTTTGCGCAAGGACCTCCTGAGGTACATGCGCTTTCTCCTTTTTGGAACCTAG